TTTTTGTTGGAATCAGGTGTTCGTGACCTGGATTTTGACGCAGTCGAGGTTAACTCGAATGGATCCAAAAGGTGTGTTTGGAACAAGAATCAAAAGGTTCATCTCGATACGCCAAGGCTGAACGAGTGTAGAGTTTTCAAGGATTGTGACGTAACGATAATGTGGACAGTGCCGACTCATGATGATCGGACCTATCAGAAGTATCTCGAATTAGTTTGGCATAGGTTCCTGAATCAGTTAGAATGCAAAAATGCGTTGCTCATCAGGGAGAAGACCATAAATCACGTGGAATAATTGATATAAAAGCACGAATTACTGGGGGGCAATTGTGTCATGCCCCATGCGCCAATTTGGAGACAGGGTGTGTCTTTTAGCAAATATTTAGTATGGTTATTTTTTATTATCGCCTGTGTTCAGCAGGCTTTTCTTTTTCCAGATATAAGCCTGATTCCTGGAGAAAGGGCCAATTTATTTTCAGGCGTTCTATGTTGTGTCGCATTTATTTCAGCTCTGACGATTCTTAAAATCAGGGGAAATAGCGTCAGGTTATCAGAAGTTGTTATTTCAGTAACGCTGGCTTCTTTGGCTTTTGCGAGTTCTGCGTTGAGCGCTACCCCTGGGGTGTCTTTCGCCCGGTCTTTTGTAATCATTTCTTCAATGCTTGGTGGATACTGGACTTCCAGGCTATTACTTAACAACGTTGAAAGTCGCCTTTTTTTTCAGAGGGTCTGCCTCGTGTTGTTGTTCTGCATAATATTCCTGACATTCGCGGGTATTCTCACAGGCGGCAATGTTTATCAGTTCATAGATTCCGGGGCTCATCAGGTAGTTTCGAGAATTTTAATACTCTCCTTTGCCCCGATTAGTTTCTTGTTCGGGACTTCATTCTCAGTTTTCCTGACTGGGGTTGTATCGTTAATTGTCACATATTGCTGCCTCGTGGCGCTGGATTATTATGGGACGGTTAGAACCGGCCTCGTTATCCCTTTTGGATTGAGCTTTTTGGCGATATTTTTTATCAAGAAGACAAAAAAAATACTCATACCTTTTTTCGCAATTCTGCTGATCTGTTTGTTAGGGGCCAGTACACTTTTCTTTTGGCATTCACAAAAAAATGCCAAGGAATCCCAATCTGTAGCCTATCGAATAGAGAATATTTTCTTCTCTACCTATTTAGCAATAAAGCATCCACTTCTAGGAATAGGCCCATCAAGCCCGAGGGCAGGATTTGTCAATGATTACGACATCAAATATCCTTTTTCAACCAAGGACACATTTCGGGAATGGTCGGATAACGTGCGAACCTCTGAGAACACCATCTTTACTCTCC
The genomic region above belongs to Desulfomonilaceae bacterium and contains:
- a CDS encoding O-antigen ligase family protein, coding for MSFSKYLVWLFFIIACVQQAFLFPDISLIPGERANLFSGVLCCVAFISALTILKIRGNSVRLSEVVISVTLASLAFASSALSATPGVSFARSFVIISSMLGGYWTSRLLLNNVESRLFFQRVCLVLLFCIIFLTFAGILTGGNVYQFIDSGAHQVVSRILILSFAPISFLFGTSFSVFLTGVVSLIVTYCCLVALDYYGTVRTGLVIPFGLSFLAIFFIKKTKKILIPFFAILLICLLGASTLFFWHSQKNAKESQSVAYRIENIFFSTYLAIKHPLLGIGPSSPRAGFVNDYDIKYPFSTKDTFREWSDNVRTSENTIFTLLADLGFPFVILYLSALFCLLWRLARLAWRPPLHYIPAPLALLLAIIGSFVHFQVFDGPYLPQISWFLHILLGMVLFSPPDPK